The sequence AGATTATTTTCTTTATCGCATGCTTAAACATTATGAAACAAAAAATCAAGGGGATATCACTGTAATTAATTTGCATCAATTCTTGAAACGGTTGTACTCTCCATTTTCAGATCCCATACTGCCTGTTTTTAAAGTTAACAAAGAAAATTTCATCTACAATGGAACTGCCTTTTTCAAGGATGACAAATTAGTTGCAACCATCAGCGACATGAATGATCAAATTCTCCAACTCCTTAATAACGATTATTACCTCAAACTCTTACCGATTCCGTCCTTAGCCGTCTCTTTAGGTCAGATTCGTTCAAAGGTTATTATAAAATTAGCTCCAGACTACTCGTCAATTTCAATTAAGGTGAATTTGGTTGGCAGAATCGAGGAGTACCGGGGGGATAAAAATATAGTCGATAGTGACGAATTAGAGGACCTTAATCAAGAGATCAAATCCTATTTGGAAAAACAAACAACTGCGTTACTACAGAAAATGCAACAGTGGAAAGTTGATCCTTTACAAGTGGGGACACACTCGCTTACCCCCTTCTCGCAACCAATCAAGGACGAAGAGTGGTTAAGGAAATGGGGGAATATGGAATTACAGATCAATTATCAGCTTGATCTCCAAACAATGACGAATGTGAACAAATAAGTGATGGATGAATTAAGATTGGTCGTTGATTAGTGGACAATCACATCTCAAATACATCAAATAAAGTTACTCGACTAATCTAAACATTGCTATTAGCATCTCACAGTTAATCTGTGGTTTTTTGCAC comes from Desulfosporosinus meridiei DSM 13257 and encodes:
- a CDS encoding Ger(x)C family spore germination protein gives rise to the protein MTHIKRVVLLMIIINIVFLSGCSSFFVENNTVEEIAPVIFWSIQEGESGKLKISTLLPPLINEKKSMLTLQVNLLKQGRKDFNLVYYRELKLGQLRMLFISEELAKKGILPLIDTLLTDPDISQRLYLVVIKGNFDDYIRNQVDKQENLDYFLYRMLKHYETKNQGDITVINLHQFLKRLYSPFSDPILPVFKVNKENFIYNGTAFFKDDKLVATISDMNDQILQLLNNDYYLKLLPIPSLAVSLGQIRSKVIIKLAPDYSSISIKVNLVGRIEEYRGDKNIVDSDELEDLNQEIKSYLEKQTTALLQKMQQWKVDPLQVGTHSLTPFSQPIKDEEWLRKWGNMELQINYQLDLQTMTNVNK